Below is a genomic region from Silurus meridionalis isolate SWU-2019-XX chromosome 10, ASM1480568v1, whole genome shotgun sequence.
TGGTACTTCAggacttcccacctctggttaCCACACAGTCGTATCGGTCGTCTTTGGatacagtagcatgaaattttcttttcacgtgaactaggagacccaaaacctgctccagcatgacaatgcccctgtgcacaaagccagctctatgaagatgaagatcttgagtggcctgctatagatcttcaaccctattgaacacatttgtgattaatgtgaacgctgactgcaccccattcctcctcacatcacctacatcagtacctgagtttacaAAACACCCTCGTGATTCTCCACATACTCCAAAAGATAGTGGAATATCTTTCCAGacgagtggaggttattataatgacAAATGGGAACTAAACGTGGAATGAGATTTTTTAAAGTTCTGGTGTCTACAAGCTTTTGTTCATGTAGTGAAGAGCTCTGTATATCGAACATTAGTCGTAATTGCAATATGTTCTTCCCTCAGAGAACACCGAGAGCTTTGCGCTGTACTTCATGCTGGGTGTCTGCTTCGGGCTGCTCCTGGCTCTGACGCTCCTCATCCTGGGCTTCGCTTGCAGGCCCAGAAGAAACGCTGTGAAGAAAACTTCATCTCCGGACCAAAAACATCTCAAAGTGTCTGACGAAGAAGGTGCGCAGGAACGACTGGACAAGAGCGACGATGAAGGAGAGGAAGCGTTTCCTGATGTGACCGTGAACGAGCAGAACCAAGTCAACGGGACCACCACGGACGTGAACGTGTTCTCCTCGGCCGACGAGCTGGAGAGAGCTCGGCGTTTAGAGGAGAGAGAACGCATCGTCAGAGAAATCTGGAGAAACGGACAGCCGGATATCTTATCCGCAGGGACTGGGACGCTGGGGCGTGTGCACTATCACTAGCTAAAGATGTATTCCAGATCATTTACTGTAATCCACCAGAATCTTTGCACTTCACTGGAACTGACACACGGTGAGAAAAGTTCagtatttacaatattttctaCACATTTATGAATAAACCTTTATATAAACGATTTTATTTCGGAGCGTCTGTATATATTGAGATTTATTAGAGTCTCAGTAGAATTTAAACTGAGAAGCTTCAGTTTTTATCCCGGTCCCACGCTAAAGAAGAAACATCACCCCACGTTTCTCAGGCCTCCACTTCCTGTGGCTGCTCTCCCACAATCAAAAAGAGAAACAACTCTCCTCCCTGGGGGTCATGAAAATGATTTCAGATGTCAGAAAAGCATTTGCTCTCAACTTTCACCAGACACAttccaaagtgtgtgtgtgtgtgtgtgtgtgtgtgtgtgtgtgtgtgtgtgtgtgtgtgtgtgtgtgtgtgtgttgtgttaatgATAGTGATTTGGTGCTGTTGTATTGTTCACACTGTAGCATTATtcaattctggattctgattggccagaaggcAAGAAGGGAGCCCCATTCTTTTTCATCTTGGGTTCACACAGTGTTTgatcctgtctgtgatgcataAAAATTAGGTTTGAGAGCAggaacatacaaacacacatttacaactCAGAAAAAGTCACCAATCCAATGAGATCTAGTTTGTGTTCTGAGCTCTATTAAAAGTCATTATGAAGTCAAAAGCAGCTTTGTGGATTTTTAGTATGAAGTCAACTTAAGCctccaaaaacaaattcatataatattttgtctttaccTACGGCCAATGTGGAtcataaattgtaaaaaaaaaaaaaagaacagatttcTATCATTCTATACTTCAGTTACTTGTCAGATTTATTGTCCAATTTAATGATCTCTACAATCTGAAAGTCTCACCCACAATGTAAAACAATTCTGTCTAGTTTTAAGGTCAAGGGTAGTGAATATTTAAAAAGGGGGCAGAGCTACTCAACAATAAAAACCCTCATAACCAGCTGCTCTACATAAAAGGGGGAGGAGTCACGGTGTATATCTTACTTTGTGTTCCTATATACACCTGTAAAAAGGGGAGGAGCCACTCAAAACATCACACCTTGACATcaagtcaaataaataattcaaataaaaataagcataAACAGCagtcattaaacaaaaaaatcattttgcgctgtttatttccttttaatataaatgattattaaaccaaacttttttttgcttaaaacaAGTATTTTGAGTCTTTTCTTTTATGCCTGAGTTTACCTGCTTTATGATGTGAACTGTAGGGAAAATTCATTACAGCTGATGCATTAATATGTGGCAAGATCAAAAATTAGTCTGCTggaaccaaaaataaataaataaataaaaatctacgTGGGTTTTTCGCTTACAGAAAACATGACTCCATCCATCGTTTCTCTTTTATTAGAGAACTATCCAGAAGCAACCTGATCAAGTGATCAAACATTAAACCAGATATGACATTTCAAACTGAATACATCTCCATAGCCTTCTATATTTTAGTTTAAAGGCTGCTGAAGAGGCCCAGCTCTGGTCCAGCTGTCACGACTCAGAGCACTACTGCAGatgttatctgtgtgtgtgtgtgtgttaggtccAGAGATTAGAGCTGACCCTTTCCCATGACATCCAGTGTGTAATGACTCCCAGCTGCCGAGCAGCAAGTCGCCCCTAAATCTAAACGAAGtctcaaaataaaaacacgaaatctttttttattcttttttttttttctttattgaaacGGAAATTAGGAAAGACAGAAACAACAGCGTTGGCGAAACGATACAAACGTAACAAAGCATCTTTATAGATGCGTCACAGCAAATGAAACGGGTGGAGGAGAGTCTACAGATCTATCAAGGTTCTACCAGTGTGGCTCATTTTACAAAAGCTGTAGCAGCTCAATGGTGTCTTTGCGGTCTAATACTCTACAATTACGTAGATGctgctgtttatttctttaggaaaaaaacaacGCATGGTTTTATTCCTCCAACCCCCACCTACAATATCCCTCAcccatggtttttttttttccttctgaatAAAACCTGTTGAAGTTGCATTTCTTTaaagcattattaaaaaaacaaacaaaaaaaacctataagCCATTACAATCATTTACAATTGAACAAAAAGGGGTTTCGGGGAATGACTGAAAATAATCGCACTATAGTTTTGAACTCTCGATGAGTGATTAGtcacaaatcattaaaaatacacaGTGGAACCGTTCCAGATGGGAAGCAGCTCGGCAATTAACTTTAAACATGGCGAGACGAAGACCGGTTTAAAATAAGTCAGACATTTGACAACACACCCACGTCTCGGTACGCACAGAAATGTGTGGGGGGTGGTGGGACGACGACGAAGGGTGTTCTGGAAGATAGACGGAAAAGGGAATGGACAGATTgagcacaacaaaaaaaacaacaacacaaaaccACTTCACTGCAGTTCCCGTCTCTAAGGCACAAGTGCGCATTTCCATTGCacgttttaaaataaaaatcaaagaacaaaaatatgggtcatgtacatgcacacacacaaaatcacagcATCCTGCTCATTCCAGTTAGACTTATGTAGACCGTAGCTGCTACGATTAAAacgagtgttaaaaaaaaaaaaatcaaaaataactAGAAAGCATTTTGTTCTAAACACGTGACAGAATAAAGTGGGAGCGGCTCGTGTGAACATCGCTGTACACTTTATCTGAACGACACACCTGCGTTTGGGGACTGCAGTGGTgaattaactaaaaaaaaaaaaaaaaaaaaaaagctcacaaAAAGAAAGATGAGTGGGCGTGGTCTACGGTTTAGAGGCGGAGCTCTCGGGTGCTTTCTCATCATCTTTGAGGCCGTGCTCAATGCCATCGTCAGGCAGCTCTCCTTCCTCCGTGGCTCCCTGGAACATGTCGTGGGTCCACTTTGGGCTGCCACTACTACCCCCGGTAGCAGCGCCTCGACGTATGGTGAAGGAACCTCTGCTGCGCGGATACATGCCACGCCCACGACCGCGCCCGTCTGCCCacttcatctcaccttcacggTCACGGTCATCGTGCTGAGACATCAAAAgttgaaaataatttaaaataaagaagctCAAATttaaggcgtgtgtgtgtgtgtgtgtgtatatgtgtgtaagtaGGTACCTGGTAGTACTTCCTGCTTTTAGGGGTATATTCAGGGTCCCACTCCTCCTCCTGGGGGCGTACCGGCCCACCAATATTCGCAGGGTTtccattgttgttgttgttgttggggtAATTTCCCCTGTTCCATCCTCTACCTCTTATTCTAGGCTGTGAAAGACAAAAGgacatttttataacaaaagaaaagagagcCATCGTCACCAGCAGCTCCATCATCATCTCATTCAGAGTGGATTTTGGACGGATTTCTGACTCTGCAGAATTTTGCCTTTAGGGCCGAGGCAATACGACACAAACATCACATCACGATACTTCGTAGCATTTCTAAACAATATATCACCATACACATGGCTTCACTTATTAATTCCCAgtaatatagtaaaaaaaaaattactaaaaaagtgttattttttattaataaacaatttttataTCGTTTTTACAAACGTAATGTTCCATTTCATCATCTCTCAAAAAAACAGACTTACAAATCCCCTGTCGTATCCCCCACGTCCTCTATCGTAACCCGTACGGTCGAATCCTCCACGCTCAtaccctcctcttcctctctcgtGGCCTCCTCTCTCCATGTGGCCCCCTTCATAGTCCCGGGGGTACTCTCGTGGCCCCAGGCGGGACTTATCAAAGCCCCCTTTATCCATTTGTTCCATCTCCTCGCCGTGGTACTCTCTGGAACGGTAAGCTTGGGGCGAaggagaggaagatgaggaggaggaggaaggagaaCGCTCACGCTTCTTCTTGCTTTtcctgtaataataaaaaaaaaaaaaaaaaaagaaagaaaaacatctaTCTATTTTAGGATGAGAGCAGGTAGAACTAGATAACTTATGAACAGATAATATGACTAGATAGAGTTTTTAATGACTCAAATTTTATCACGTTTCTAAATCATATCAAATTCAGAGCCCTACTCCTCCTCCAGGGGGCGCACTTCGCCCATTCATAACATCCAAGAGGTTTGTGTTATTGTGGTTGGGTTCATTTCCAATATTAAAATTGATATTTTACCAGTTAATTGCAAAAGAAAGGATTtcagacatcatcatcatcatcaaatgtgTTCTCCATATTAGAAGACACAAAGATAGACCTGTCTTTAAAATACGTACTACATTaggcacttttttttaaaccaacacCCTTCAGCTGTGCCAAATGGCAACACAATCAAAAGCTGAATAAGTTTCTGAGAATATAACTTCCAGGGTTCTGACTCGAgagtaagaataaaaaaagtgaagtTAAATGTTGTAAAATCATAACTGGCCTGTAGATGGCAGTAAAACATGCATTAGAGTTTATAGTAATGGAGTTTTACTGGCTAAATTAATACGTATTAGAAAAACAACGCCTGGTCTTggattcattcttttatttttattctgtagtACTATTCCGCTCCTGATGAGAGTAATAAGTGAAATTGAAAACGCTCACAGTGAAGTAAGTGTGTCTGAATCATTAAACAAAAGGACCTACTTGGACTTCTTGTGTTTTGAGGACTTCTCAGAGGAGAGTTCTCGGCTGGGGGTGCGTGATCCTGCTGATTCTTTGCCCCCCTCACGCTTGGGATATTTTTTACGTCGCTCAATATCCAAACGCAGGTCCATTGACTCTCCTTCGTATTTTTTACCATAATCCTGCGGAAACACAGCGACGCACTTTAAAATTTAACATCGAcacaccaaaaaacaaacacctaCACTAAATCCTTATTGGACTTTTTATAAtccattataatatattatagaaGTGTAAAAGTAATTATCAGTATGCATCGCATAAGCGTGTTAAATAGCAATATTACACGTATACGATTAAAGCTTCAAGacaaaatacaattatatataaatataaaaatacaccatATAGACCAAGGTACTGGAACATCAGACGTTTCTAGctaaatgtggttcttcacaccaaactgttaccaccacGTCAGAGGCACAAAACTGATTCTTGGATGAAACTTTTGGAAATGAagacctcaaacctactgaacacctttaagcTTATATGGAACTCGGACTGCAGCCCAGGCCTCTttacctcacctacagcagTCTACCAATCCAAACTTTGCGTAGAAATTTGTTCCAAACGTTTAATGACTTACAGAAGGACAATTTCAAAGGATTTTGACAATGTCAACAGTATCAAGCACTACACAAGACACTTCACTAGCGtgttaaattatttacatttagggcTAAATTTacagataattattattacattacactaaacTACATAATCAGTACACCCTTAACCCCTAATACTACAAAAACTATACactgtcattaaaaaaatccactcTCTTCAGAAATGAACACATTATGCTCGAATAGAAGGTAAAATAACACTTTTTAGATGGATATcagttaaataaattattaatttaataaaatttccaAAAAGACATGAGCAGTTCTTACAATTTTATCTTAAgcactgagagaaaaaaaatgtcacagtGAAGAATTTGGTATAAAAGTGTTCATAATGTGCCcagatttaaatttttaaataagatgTCAATAAAAGTATAGGAAAGCAGCATGCTCCATGCTTTTCCCCCATGGCCATTAGTACAGAGCCCCAAGGTGTTCAAATGCACTTCCAAGGAGAAAATACTTACTATGGCTTTTGATTAGATGTCCACTGAATGGCTTGGACAACATCTCAATAGTCACTTCCATTTTGATTAGCCTTTTTGTTTTGGGCATGAACGTACCCACCCAAAAATCATATCAGTAAAGCTGCTTGGGggcaggaagaggaagaggaggtacTTGTGTATATAGGATTTACTGCACCTCCTTTAAAACGGGGGAGGGTATGAAGGAATCAGGGGAGAAAGCACATTGCTCGTTCAGCTGGCACACACATTGGAATGTCAGATTTGTGAAAACACTCGGTCACCTTGTAGTCGTTCTCGTCCATATCCTCAAACAGACGAGTGTGCTTCTTAAAAGCACTGGGAGACACATCAATTCTCCTGCAATGACACAGACAAAGCCATGAGGACACTGGGGAATATTGACCTGTATTCAAGTACTTATTATTAAGTCTTTACTATTTATTCATAATCACATTAAAAAGGTGTCACGTTAACATGTACATTATCATgctgttaaatacatttttaaaaagtgctgtGATGAAGTGGAGCCTTGTatgaacttcatctggggaatttgggaaatattccaagttggaaacttaccagaaaTGTATGGAAATtaagataaaaaatgttttgggaaatttatataaactattatatacaaacaaatataaacattttaaaaaacttAAATCTTTGACTTTGATTtcattattatgattaaataagttttatgtaatatttatgtaatttacaggAGTACAAGATTCAAGCAGTGATCGGTGTTACATTATGGAGGAACGCACGATGTGATGAACGTGCAGGGTAGAAGTTtaactgaaattgcattaaatctggttgttttaacgaAGATATGCTGCGAGATGTTCCAACTTCATGTAAAGTTCCCTGTTACAGAAGAACCTGTAACAAGTATGTAAATTCCCATTTTATTCCAGTCTTACAAATTGCTGaaattttgcaaccctatttCCCCAAGACAAAAACCACCCCATGCAATTTGCCAAGTTAAAGAGAGACTGTAATAAAGCACCGATGATATGATTACCTGTGGATCTCGGGACTCTTTCGTTGCCTCATCATTTCCATCTGTGCGGCTTTTCTTTGGTACATGCCGAACCGCTCGTTCAGAGACATTCCGGACGAGCGAAAGTGCTGAGCTGCAAACGAGAAGAAAATCCTTACAATGATGCATGAACAACATGGAGCCCAACATCAGACCCTGAGGAACTCCAGACCAGTTACTGAGAGCTGCTTAAGATTTAAAAGTTACCTTTGATGTGATGGACGATGGTGACTATGTGCTGAGCGAACAGTTCAGATGGGCTACGGCGAAGCTGAGCCGCTTGAATGTGCTGGAAAATGGAGCGGAACTCCTCATGCTCTTTCTTAACAGGGTATATCAGATCCTGAGACAAACGTCTTTCTTTGGCTAAAGCACCAGTTGAGCTAAAAAATAgtggggaggaaaaaaacaaacaaagaagcaGATTATATCAAATACTTCACAAACCGCTGGTTCGATGTTCCAAAACTGATTGGTCATTAATTACCTCTCTGCTTCATCGTTAAATGCTTTCAGACTGAAATTAAATTCAGGCTCTTTCTTCTTAGACGGTCTGGCAGGAGGTGAAGACTCCCTGGCTGAAGGAAACAGGGGCTTGGTACGCTCAGCATTTCTGGAAGGAGAAGGAGATGTCGGACTCACGcggttcttcttcttctccttcttcttggCAGCCTTCTCTTCTTTGCGTGCGGCCTGCTTGCGGCTTTTGTAAAGCTCTTCCATCAcgtgttcttcctcctcctccatctcgTCCTCCCGTTGCGCAGGATCTTTGTTGGACACGTAGTCGTCATCCCACTTCCCAAAGCGCTCTTCAAACAGTTCCCTGGCTGACAGAGTGGGTTTGGTCTTGTACTTTGTTTCCTCCTcagcttttctctctttcaggaTTTTTGCGTActcctcttcttcctcgtcCAGAAAAGGAAGTCCTTTATCGGCCTTGGAATCAACATAAACCGGATCCAGTTCGAAAACGCCTTTTTGTTTTCGGCTACTCTTCTCCTTTTCAGTATCGCTGGTATTCAGTTCTTCGCCCTGATTGTCATCCCAGTCGGCCgaggtttttttcttctctgccaGAAACCTGTAGTAAAGGATCCAGAGTGATAGTTTGACacattttcttgtttaaaaaaaaaaaaagaaaaagatacaaTCCTGAGCCTTTAAAGAACTTAAACTAGTGTAGAGCTGAGCGATAAGGGGAAAATATTACGATCTACATTTCAATAAATTCCTCGTCAAAAGCTGTAGTACAATAGCTTCCATGGAGAACAACAACAATTTGCATATGGGGTGTGGCCAGATGTACGACTCCTAATTAGTTTAGGAGCCGTAAATGTTGTAAACtgtaagcaattttttttacttttatttatatagtatatatatgtattactGAATACACTGACACCACACTAAACTAATTATATCTTCCTAGActttgagtctgattcctctcacaATTTCTAACAAAAGGCCACCgccaccactggctcactcattaggtaCAAACTTATAGTGACAAATTTATATTCGCAATcctgtgtatttatataaaagctgctttgggacaatatccattgttaaattTAATAGAACTCGATTTTCTTCATCTTGTTTTATTGCTCATTAATCCTCCTATTCCCTAGTTCGAGTTCCTAGGGGACAATTCCTTGATGTTTCTAGTTCCTATAAATTCCTTGTTCCTTTAATCTACTTAGTTCCATGGTCTAGTTTCGTAGTCCTCCCACTTTAGAGTTCACACTTTATCCTCTTTATTCCTTGCTCCAGTCATACCAGATCCTCCTTCCCTTCTACTAACAGAACCATTGTCCTGCATCTACTTCTTACTTTAGGAATGGTCCTTGATCCTTGAGAATTTCCCTTGTCCGACATTTACagggaaaaataaaagtgattatCGCTCAGCTCTACAGCGTAGCTACGCCAATAAATttactaaaaagaaatgtatgaaCTTATCACAGGCAAACATTGAGCACTAAAAACTGCACCACAGCAGACATGACTGACCAGGACTCGTTTTAGGAAATATACTTACATCGGCTAAGCTTTATCTCCTAAATTATGGGATTGCAAACAACCTCATTGCACAGGGCAACAGCCAGCAAGATTTGGCATTTTATTTGCGTTTGAAATGAGTTGACTTCCATTTTAACCTTTTTTCTTCCAAGGAGCTTTGTTTGCTGTGCACAGACTAAACACATTTGAAAGAGTGATTATAAATCAAATACTGtgcgaaagaaaaaaaaaaaaaagagagggatgTTGGTTCAAATTAAAAAAGGAGGACTGCAATTCTCAAACAAAGAGACACCACGTACTTTTTGAACGCTGTGGAAATAGCCGCTTTCTCTCCTGCCTTCATGTCTTCTTTGGAGAAGAAGCCAAAACCAGTTGACGGCGGTGTTGGCTTTGGAGGACTCTTGGTTTCTGGTCCACTAATGCTTCTCCAAGCAGAGGCACCATTACCTGTTGTCCCAGAAATTGAGACTTTAACCTCAGGTTGAGTGCCTAGTGTAGATGTTGGCTCGGGATTAGAGGTTTTAGGACTGGTGGTGTAGTCACTCAAGTTCTCCCATTTGCTCGCCGGCTCCTCAGAAATGGACACAGAGGATTTGGGCTCTGCTTCTTTACTATTGGGTTTTCCTTCATTCGGTGAGCTCTTACTCTTTGACTCTTTAGAGGCAGCTTTGCCGGAGCTGCGGCGCCGCGGGGTCGGGGATCGTGAAGATGAGCTAGAGTGGCGAGATCGAGAAGAGGATTTGCCAGAATAATGGGAGCGGCTGAGGCTCCTGGAACGCTTGCGGGGTGTTCTGGAGCGAGAGCGTCCTCTTTTGGGGCTGTGATGTTCGTGGGACTGCTGCTGGTCACGGTAGCCTCCGTGCCAGTTGTTGGAGCGATAACCATAACCGCCgcctccaccacctcctccgCCACCACCACCGCCGCCGCCTCCTCGGTGGTAGCCACGTGGATAATAACCACGCCCTCGGCCACGGTTGTAATAGAAGGGTCTCCGGTAACCACGGAAACCACGATTGTACCCCCGGTTGCCTTGAAAATCTCTGGATGGGTAGTTTCGGTCCCGACTAGGGGAACGGGAGCGAGATCTGGAGCTAGGGgacaaagagaaaagaaataagttcgagtttttttatgattaacAGATGAGACATAAGTGATAAAACACGTTggtatgtaatttatttactaAGTTCTTAGTTAAGGTAAAAGGTGCAGGTTATTTATTAGCACCTAGAATACTGACGACTATGCGCACTAGGAATggattttatttagtaaataggcgattctgaaataaataaccaaaATGGCCGATGTCAAAAAACCTCCAAGCACCAGGAGGGGGGTAAGTTAAATCATTTACCACATGGTGGCAGTATATAACTACACAGTGTCTCTCCATGTCAAGTGAAAGTTCAAGATTCACTACTCATAATATCAGTGTTTTGTTTAGTCATTAGATCAATGGCAAAATAATAATGACTGGAAATTTACACCCCCTCCGCGAGTGGGatgaaggggggaaaaaacaaaagcgactggtggaattttttttatcaaaagaaAGCTCTCAAAACAACAGTGCAACGTATCAACTCCTTAACAACACCAacaaaagagggggaaaaaaaacacaaagatcttGTTAAAGGTTACATCAGCACAAGAGAATCACAGGGATGAACGTGTGAATTTCTACACATTTTATCTTGTCTTGTACTGTGTATTTTAGTTGGTCAGATTTCCTGACAACccaaaacgctattgtaaaagGTGGGGTTATTGTGAGTTTCAGAGCTCTAACACCACCAGACAATTCAACcatgttttattaactttttctgCACCCGTAACTACAGGATCAGAGCATCCTAAAAGACCTGAACCAGTCTGGAGTGTtcctctctttaaaaaaaacaggtttttgGTTGTAATTGAATCTTACATTGCAAACAAAAGAATACTATGCAGAGAGAAA
It encodes:
- the eva1bb gene encoding eva-1 homolog Bb codes for the protein MNPVRKDMELLSNSMATYAHITENTESFALYFMLGVCFGLLLALTLLILGFACRPRRNAVKKTSSPDQKHLKVSDEEGAQERLDKSDDEGEEAFPDVTVNEQNQVNGTTTDVNVFSSADELERARRLEERERIVREIWRNGQPDILSAGTGTLGRVHYH
- the thrap3b gene encoding thyroid hormone receptor-associated protein 3b isoform X1 — protein: MSKAPNSPSRSRSRSRSRSRSYSRSRSSSRSRSRSRKHRYSSRSRSRSPSRDRNYPSRDFQGNRGYNRGFRGYRRPFYYNRGRGRGYYPRGYHRGGGGGGGGGGGGGGGGYGYRSNNWHGGYRDQQQSHEHHSPKRGRSRSRTPRKRSRSLSRSHYSGKSSSRSRHSSSSSRSPTPRRRSSGKAASKESKSKSSPNEGKPNSKEAEPKSSVSISEEPASKWENLSDYTTSPKTSNPEPTSTLGTQPEVKVSISGTTGNGASAWRSISGPETKSPPKPTPPSTGFGFFSKEDMKAGEKAAISTAFKKFLAEKKKTSADWDDNQGEELNTSDTEKEKSSRKQKGVFELDPVYVDSKADKGLPFLDEEEEEYAKILKERKAEEETKYKTKPTLSARELFEERFGKWDDDYVSNKDPAQREDEMEEEEEHVMEELYKSRKQAARKEEKAAKKKEKKKNRVSPTSPSPSRNAERTKPLFPSARESSPPARPSKKKEPEFNFSLKAFNDEAESSTGALAKERRLSQDLIYPVKKEHEEFRSIFQHIQAAQLRRSPSELFAQHIVTIVHHIKAQHFRSSGMSLNERFGMYQRKAAQMEMMRQRKSPEIHRRIDVSPSAFKKHTRLFEDMDENDYKDYGKKYEGESMDLRLDIERRKKYPKREGGKESAGSRTPSRELSSEKSSKHKKSKKSKKKRERSPSSSSSSSSPSPQAYRSREYHGEEMEQMDKGGFDKSRLGPREYPRDYEGGHMERGGHERGRGGYERGGFDRTGYDRGRGGYDRGFPRIRGRGWNRGNYPNNNNNNGNPANIGGPVRPQEEEWDPEYTPKSRKYYQMSQHDDRDREGEMKWADGRGRGRGMYPRSRGSFTIRRGAATGGSSGSPKWTHDMFQGATEEGELPDDGIEHGLKDDEKAPESSASKP
- the thrap3b gene encoding thyroid hormone receptor-associated protein 3b isoform X2, giving the protein MSKAPNSPSRSRSRSRSRSRSYSRSRSSSRSRSRSRKHRYSSRSRSRSPSRDRNYPSRDFQGNRGYNRGFRGYRRPFYYNRGRGRGYYPRGYHRGGGGGGGGGGGGGGGGYGYRSNNWHGGYRDQQQSHEHHSPKRGRSRSRTPRKRSRSLSRSHYSGKSSSRSRHSSSSSRSPTPRRRSSGKAASKESKSKSSPNEGKPNSKEAEPKSSVSISEEPASKWENLSDYTTSPKTSNPEPTSTLGTQPEVKVSISGTTGNGASAWRSISGPETKSPPKPTPPSTGFGFFSKEDMKAGEKAAISTAFKKFLAEKKKTSADWDDNQGEELNTSDTEKEKSSRKQKGVFELDPVYVDSKADKGLPFLDEEEEEYAKILKERKAEEETKYKTKPTLSARELFEERFGKWDDDYVSNKDPAQREDEMEEEEEHVMEELYKSRKQAARKEEKAAKKKEKKKNRVSPTSPSPSRNAERTKPLFPSARESSPPARPSKKKEPEFNFSLKAFNDEAESSTGALAKERRLSQDLIYPVKKEHEEFRSIFQHIQAAQLRRSPSELFAQHIVTIVHHIKAQHFRSSGMSLNERFGMYQRKAAQMEMMRQRKSPEIHRRIDVSPSAFKKHTRLFEDMDENDYKDYGKKYEGESMDLRLDIERRKKYPKREGGKESAGSRTPSRELSSEKSSKHKKSKKSKKKRERSPSSSSSSSSPSPQAYRSREYHGEEMEQMDKGGFDKSRLGPREYPRDYEGGHMERGGHERGRGGYERGGFDRTGYDRGRGGYDRGFPRIRGRGWNRGNYPNNNNNNGNPANIGGPVRPQEEEWDPEYTPKSRKYYQHDDRDREGEMKWADGRGRGRGMYPRSRGSFTIRRGAATGGSSGSPKWTHDMFQGATEEGELPDDGIEHGLKDDEKAPESSASKP